The sequence below is a genomic window from Kitasatospora kifunensis.
CCGGGCGCCCTCGCGCCGGCCGCCGCGCCCGTCCGCTGCCTGGTCGGTTTCGGCATGGCTGGCCGGAATTGGTTACCGTGCACGGTGTGACTGCTGAAACGACCTCCTCCCTTCCCCGTGGTGCCACCGCCGTTGGTCTGGCGACCATCGCCGCCGACGGCACCGTTCTGGACACCTGGTTCCCCGCCCCCGTGCTGACCGCCGAACCCGGCCCGTCGGGCACCGTGCGGCTGACGGCCGAGCAGGCCGAGGCCGAGCTCGGCGCAGGCGCCGGCGCCGCACTGCGCGTCGACGCCCGGCGCGGAGTCGAGGTCGTCGCCGTGCGCACGACGATCAGCTCGCTCGACGAGAAGCCGCTGGACACGCACGACGTCTACCTGCGCCTGCACCTGCTGAGCCACCGGCTGGTCCAGCCGCACGGACAGAACCTGGACGGCATCTTCGGGTTGCTGGCCAACGTGGCCTGGACGAGCATCGGCCCGGTGGCGGTGGACTCGGTCGAGCGCGCCCGGCTCGCGGTCCGCGCCGAGGGCGGCCAGCTGGCTGTCTACGGGATCGACAAGTTCCCGCGGATGACCGACTACGTCGCGCCGAGCGGCGTCCGGATCGCGCACGCCGACCGGGTCCGCCTGGGCGCCCACCTCGCCGCCGGCACCACGGTGATGCACGAGGGCTTCGTGAACTTCAACGCCGGCACCATGGGCACCTCGATGGTCGAGGGCCGGATCAGCGCCGGTGTGGTGGTCGGTGACCACAGCGACATCGGCGGTGGCGCCTCGATCATGGGCACCCTCTCGGGCGGCGGCAAGCAGGTCGTCTCGGTGGGCGAGCGCTGCCTGCTGGGCGCCAACGCGGGCATCGGCATCTCGCTGGGCAGCGACTGCGTGGTCGAGGCCGGCCTGTACGTGACCGCCGGCACCCGGGTCACCCTGCCGGACGGCACGGTCGCCAAGGCGGTCGAACTGTCCGGACAGGACAACCTGCTGTTCCGCCGGAACTCGCAGTCCGGCGCGGTCGAGGTGATCGCCCGCTCCGGTTCGTGGGGCGGCTTGAACGCTGATCTTCACGCGCACAACTGACCTCCTGTCAAATGAGGTTGGGTGTGTTGGTCGACTGCTGCCACGCTGCCGCCGCGACCACACGCCGACACGATCCACCGCGAACTCCCCGGGCCCCGGCCGTGCTCCACAGCGCGGCCGGGGCCTCGGCATGGGGCAGCGGGCAGCGAACGCGAGAGGCCAGTGCGGCCCGTGAGGCTGTGACCGGCAGGGGCTGGCAAGGCCCGGCACGGACATAGTCCAGGAGACCGAGGAGAGGCAAGCCCGGATCACTCGGGAGGCTGAGCCACGGCGACAGGTGGACCTCATCGGGTGGTCGGCGGTGACCCACCGCGTCAGCTCGTCGTTGAAGTGACGGGGTGACACGCCCCAGCGGAGCCCGGTCGCACGGTCGCGGCCCCCGCCCGACGCATCAGATCGCACTCCCGAGCTGGAGGGTCCCCTCATGTCCGAACCCAGGTACGAGGCGCCCTCCCCCAGCCTTCGGCCGGGGGAACCCCCGTCACCACCGCAGAACCCCGACGCGCCCACCTCCGCGGCCAAGAGCCTGCTGGAGCAGATGCAGGAGTTGCTCGCCTCGGTCAACGCCGACCTCGCCGATCTCGCCAGCCTCGGAACCGAGCTCGGCCCGGCCCGCGGCTGCGCCCGGGATGCACAGAGCGTGGACTTCCGGACCGACCTGGAGTCCTCCGGTGCGTTCGCCGCGGACCGCTCGGGCGGCGGTGAGGCGGCCTCCGAGCTGGGGAGCGGCGACTGGTAGCCCACTGCGGGCGGTGTCTGGCGAGCCGGCGGTGGGGACAAGGTGATCACCAGCCGGAGCTCATCGTCAGCCGGGTCGTCAGTGCCCTGGTTGGCGCCCCGACCGTCACCGGCCTCGCCCGTGTCGGCATCGCCGCCGAGCGCTCCGCTTTCCGACGGGTTCTCCTCC
It includes:
- the dapD gene encoding 2,3,4,5-tetrahydropyridine-2,6-dicarboxylate N-succinyltransferase gives rise to the protein MTAETTSSLPRGATAVGLATIAADGTVLDTWFPAPVLTAEPGPSGTVRLTAEQAEAELGAGAGAALRVDARRGVEVVAVRTTISSLDEKPLDTHDVYLRLHLLSHRLVQPHGQNLDGIFGLLANVAWTSIGPVAVDSVERARLAVRAEGGQLAVYGIDKFPRMTDYVAPSGVRIAHADRVRLGAHLAAGTTVMHEGFVNFNAGTMGTSMVEGRISAGVVVGDHSDIGGGASIMGTLSGGGKQVVSVGERCLLGANAGIGISLGSDCVVEAGLYVTAGTRVTLPDGTVAKAVELSGQDNLLFRRNSQSGAVEVIARSGSWGGLNADLHAHN